In Acidimicrobiales bacterium, a genomic segment contains:
- a CDS encoding zinc-binding dehydrogenase — protein sequence MPTSSARLTETMTGVFLPGQRRVELRDVPVPEPGPGQVLVRMRASAICGSDLRAIYREHLGTGPEAYRGVVAGHEPAGEVVEAGPGCRRFAAGDRVAVYHIAGCGLCEECRLGYLIGCTSPLRAAYGWQRDGGHAEYLLADEATCVALPGSLSYLDGACVACGFGTVYEALRRADVSGRDRVLVVGMGPMGLAAGLLAKALGAPLTVGADVVESRLDLGRRLGAIDAAVPADDHAAAAVRGLTDGGCEVSIDCSGSTAGRLVALEGARRWGRCVLVGEGNRLDVDVSRVLIHRQLTVLGTWVTSVWRMEELVERLARWDLHPERTVTSRFALADAAEAYRVADEGLGGKVALVTDG from the coding sequence ATGCCCACGTCCTCCGCCCGCCTGACCGAGACGATGACCGGGGTCTTCCTGCCCGGGCAGCGCCGCGTCGAGCTCCGGGACGTCCCTGTGCCCGAGCCCGGTCCCGGGCAGGTGCTCGTCCGGATGCGCGCCTCCGCCATCTGCGGCAGCGACCTCCGGGCGATCTACCGGGAGCACCTCGGCACCGGGCCGGAGGCCTACCGCGGCGTGGTGGCCGGGCACGAGCCGGCCGGGGAGGTGGTCGAGGCGGGCCCGGGCTGCCGCCGGTTCGCAGCGGGGGACCGGGTCGCGGTGTACCACATCGCCGGGTGCGGCCTGTGTGAGGAGTGCCGGCTCGGCTACCTGATCGGCTGCACGTCGCCGCTCCGGGCCGCCTATGGGTGGCAGCGTGACGGTGGCCACGCCGAGTACCTGCTGGCCGACGAGGCGACGTGCGTCGCCCTGCCCGGTTCGCTGTCCTACCTCGACGGGGCCTGCGTGGCGTGCGGCTTCGGGACGGTGTACGAGGCGCTCCGGCGCGCCGACGTCTCCGGGCGCGACCGCGTGCTGGTCGTCGGCATGGGACCGATGGGACTGGCGGCCGGGCTGCTGGCCAAGGCCCTCGGCGCACCCCTCACCGTCGGGGCCGACGTCGTGGAGTCGCGTCTGGATCTGGGCCGGCGCCTGGGCGCCATCGACGCCGCCGTGCCGGCCGACGACCACGCCGCCGCCGCCGTCCGCGGCCTCACGGACGGCGGCTGCGAGGTGTCCATCGACTGCTCGGGGTCCACCGCCGGGCGGCTGGTGGCCCTGGAGGGCGCCCGGCGCTGGGGTCGCTGCGTCCTGGTGGGCGAGGGCAACCGGCTCGACGTCGACGTCAGCCGGGTGCTGATCCACCGCCAGCTCACCGTCCTCGGCACATGGGTCACCAGCGTCTGGCGGATGGAGGAGCTGGTGGAGCGGCTGGCCCGCTGGGACCTGCACCCCGAGCGCACGGTCACCTCGCGGTTCGCGCTGGCCGACGCCGCCGAGGCGTACCGGGTGGCGGACGAGGGGCTCGGTGGCAAGGTGGCGCTGGTGACGGACGGATGA
- a CDS encoding glycosyltransferase translates to MTTPNDLVVLSHLRWTFVWQRPQHLISRLAADRRVWFVEEPLANGTSRPRLRYEQHGPVTRVWLEVPGPERHVSFDDDLVDVYRRDLPALLGDGTPCDAWLYTPLALGVARSLGPSVLVYDVMDDLASFKGAARSLQLRHAQALKAADVVFTGGRSLYRSVLQHRPEGTHLFPSGVEPEHYAVAVGRRRRRQRPVAGYVGVVDERIDLRLLGDLAAALPDWDVQVVGPVAKIDPATLPQAPNLCYLGSRPYAVLPDVMAGFDVALMPFALNEATRSISPTKTLEYLAAGLPVVSTRVPDVVADHGSVVDFQDDGAGFADACRRVLRHDGARRAEIAQPLLHWQHWDTIASRMDAILADARTGRTVTGSPRAEVAGSGAMESA, encoded by the coding sequence GTGACAACCCCGAACGACCTCGTCGTCCTCTCCCACCTGCGGTGGACGTTCGTGTGGCAGCGGCCGCAGCACCTCATCTCGCGGCTGGCGGCCGACCGCCGGGTGTGGTTCGTGGAGGAGCCCCTGGCGAACGGCACCTCGCGGCCGCGCCTGCGCTACGAGCAGCACGGACCGGTGACGCGGGTGTGGCTCGAGGTCCCCGGTCCCGAGCGCCACGTCAGCTTCGACGACGACCTCGTAGACGTCTACCGCAGGGACCTGCCCGCCCTCCTCGGCGACGGCACGCCGTGCGACGCCTGGTTGTACACGCCGCTCGCCCTCGGGGTCGCCCGGTCGCTCGGCCCGTCGGTGCTGGTCTACGACGTGATGGACGACCTGGCCTCGTTCAAGGGAGCGGCGCGCTCGCTCCAGCTGCGCCACGCCCAGGCCCTCAAGGCGGCGGACGTGGTGTTCACCGGCGGCCGGTCGCTGTACCGCTCCGTGCTCCAGCACCGGCCCGAGGGCACCCACCTGTTCCCGAGCGGGGTCGAGCCCGAGCACTACGCCGTGGCCGTCGGGCGCCGGCGCCGGCGGCAGCGCCCCGTCGCCGGCTACGTGGGCGTCGTCGACGAGCGGATCGACCTGCGCCTGCTGGGCGACCTGGCCGCCGCCCTCCCCGACTGGGACGTGCAGGTGGTCGGACCGGTGGCGAAGATCGACCCGGCGACCCTTCCCCAGGCGCCGAACCTGTGCTACCTCGGCTCCCGGCCGTACGCCGTGCTCCCCGACGTGATGGCCGGCTTCGACGTGGCGCTCATGCCATTCGCCCTGAACGAGGCCACCCGCTCGATCAGCCCGACCAAGACCCTGGAGTACCTGGCCGCCGGCCTGCCGGTGGTCTCCACGCGGGTGCCCGACGTGGTGGCCGACCACGGCTCCGTCGTCGACTTCCAGGACGACGGCGCCGGCTTCGCCGACGCATGCCGGCGGGTCCTGCGCCACGACGGGGCCCGGCGGGCCGAGATCGCCCAGCCGCTCCTCCACTGGCAGCACTGGGACACCATCGCCTCGCGGATGGACGCCATCCTGGCCGACGCCCGCACCGGCCGGACGGTCACCGGGTCGCCACGGGCGGAAGTCGCCGGGAGCGGCGCCATGGAGTCGGCCTGA
- a CDS encoding aldo/keto reductase: MNRAPLGGTGLEVSRLGLGAWAIGGGEWQGGWGPQDDDLSVKAIRAAVDAGINWIDTAPAYGLGRAEEVVGRALAEMPEDERPYVFTKCGLVWEPGGKTVSNVLAPESIRAECEASLRRLGVERLDLLQVHWPSHDGTPVEESWQTMADLVDEGKVGAIGTSNFDVDLLERCRAVRHVDTYQPELNLIAREAATGTIAWCRRNGTAVIVYSPMRSGLLTGRFSAERSRTLPEDDWRATHPDFTEPGLHPNLHLVDLLRPVAERLSCSLAELAVAWALAWPGVTGAIVGARSPEQVAGWVGAAGVRLGSADLDEIAAAVRASGAGRGPVRPGEDAATWTTQAAAGAAG; the protein is encoded by the coding sequence GTGAACCGGGCGCCGCTGGGCGGCACCGGCCTGGAGGTGTCCCGCCTGGGGCTGGGTGCCTGGGCGATCGGAGGTGGGGAGTGGCAGGGCGGCTGGGGCCCCCAGGACGACGACCTGTCGGTGAAGGCGATCCGGGCTGCCGTCGACGCCGGGATCAACTGGATCGACACCGCCCCGGCCTACGGGCTGGGGCGGGCCGAGGAGGTGGTCGGCCGGGCGCTGGCCGAGATGCCCGAGGACGAGCGGCCGTACGTGTTCACCAAGTGCGGGCTGGTCTGGGAGCCGGGCGGGAAGACGGTCTCCAACGTGCTGGCCCCGGAGTCGATCCGGGCCGAGTGCGAGGCGTCGCTGCGGCGCCTGGGCGTCGAGCGGCTCGACCTGCTCCAGGTCCACTGGCCGTCCCACGACGGGACGCCCGTCGAGGAGTCCTGGCAGACCATGGCCGACCTCGTCGACGAGGGGAAGGTCGGCGCCATCGGCACCAGCAACTTCGACGTCGACCTGCTCGAGCGGTGCCGGGCCGTCCGGCACGTGGACACGTACCAGCCCGAGCTGAACCTCATCGCGCGCGAGGCGGCCACCGGCACGATCGCCTGGTGCCGCCGCAACGGCACGGCCGTCATCGTCTACAGCCCCATGCGGTCGGGCCTGCTCACCGGGCGCTTCAGCGCCGAGCGTTCCCGCACCCTCCCCGAGGACGACTGGCGGGCCACCCACCCCGACTTCACCGAGCCCGGGCTGCACCCGAACCTGCACCTGGTGGACCTCCTGCGGCCGGTGGCGGAGCGGTTGTCGTGCTCCCTGGCCGAGCTGGCGGTGGCGTGGGCGCTGGCGTGGCCCGGGGTCACCGGCGCCATCGTGGGCGCCCGGTCGCCGGAGCAGGTGGCGGGCTGGGTCGGTGCCGCCGGCGTGCGGCTCGGCTCGGCCGACCTGGACGAGATCGCCGCCGCCGTGCGGGCGTCGGGTGCCGGGCGAGGGCCGGTCCGCCCCGGAGAGGACGCCGCCACGTGGACGACGCAGGCAGCCGCGGGAGCAGCCGGGTGA
- a CDS encoding family 1 glycosylhydrolase — translation MDDAGSRGSSRVTESGLPGAIEQVGAFESTYMPRHDVDVTETTRHDVRWREDLALLGACGVRRVRYPVRWHRVERTGGVLDWRATDEVMEHLSDGGFEPIVDLCHHTSYPRWIRSFADPAFGPAYLRFVAAFAERYPEVGAYTLFNEPFTTFLLCGQEGLWPPYHRGLSGMLDLARNVLPAVARASRLLREVRPGARHVYVEACERHTSAGRRGDAMAAYANDRRFFFTDLFVGRQVDPGPGRPFVADVLRAGGEDLLGMEPGHVDVLGLDYYAHNQWHWSGAHRGTTLSPSPVPLADVIVEYADRYRLPVMLGETNVRGFASDRATWFKYTLEQCERARDAGVALDGYCWFPFIDSCDWDSLLARCDGRVDPVGVYWLDPGADLARRPSEMSEAYTMAARGLPSTALPAYALRPPVSERLRGYLPHMDHWEWQPAPGAPAPVEPPARRAELRIP, via the coding sequence GTGGACGACGCAGGCAGCCGCGGGAGCAGCCGGGTGACCGAGAGCGGCCTGCCGGGGGCGATCGAGCAGGTGGGGGCCTTCGAGTCGACGTACATGCCCCGTCACGACGTGGACGTGACCGAGACGACCCGCCACGACGTCCGCTGGCGCGAGGACCTGGCGCTGCTGGGCGCCTGCGGCGTGCGCCGTGTCCGCTACCCCGTCCGCTGGCACCGCGTCGAGCGCACGGGCGGCGTCCTGGACTGGCGCGCCACCGACGAGGTGATGGAGCACCTGTCGGACGGTGGCTTCGAGCCCATCGTGGACCTGTGCCACCACACCAGCTACCCCCGCTGGATCCGCTCGTTCGCCGATCCCGCCTTCGGGCCGGCGTACCTGCGCTTCGTGGCCGCCTTCGCCGAGCGCTACCCCGAGGTCGGGGCGTACACGCTGTTCAACGAGCCGTTCACCACCTTCCTCCTGTGCGGGCAGGAGGGCCTGTGGCCGCCGTACCACCGGGGGCTCTCCGGCATGCTGGACCTCGCCCGCAACGTGCTGCCGGCCGTCGCCCGGGCCAGCCGGCTGCTGCGGGAGGTGCGCCCCGGAGCCCGCCACGTCTACGTGGAGGCCTGCGAGCGCCACACCTCGGCCGGCCGCCGGGGCGACGCCATGGCCGCCTACGCCAACGACCGGCGCTTCTTCTTCACCGACCTGTTCGTCGGGCGGCAGGTCGACCCCGGGCCCGGCCGGCCCTTCGTGGCGGACGTGCTGAGGGCCGGGGGCGAGGACCTGCTCGGCATGGAGCCCGGGCACGTGGACGTCCTGGGGCTCGACTACTACGCACACAACCAGTGGCACTGGAGCGGGGCCCACCGCGGCACGACGCTGTCGCCCTCGCCCGTTCCGCTGGCCGACGTCATCGTCGAGTACGCCGACCGCTACCGGCTCCCGGTCATGCTCGGGGAGACCAACGTCCGCGGCTTCGCCTCCGACCGGGCGACGTGGTTCAAGTACACCCTCGAGCAGTGCGAGCGGGCGCGCGACGCCGGCGTGGCGCTCGACGGCTACTGCTGGTTCCCCTTCATCGACTCCTGCGACTGGGACTCCCTGCTCGCCCGCTGCGACGGCCGCGTCGACCCCGTCGGCGTGTACTGGCTCGACCCCGGAGCCGACCTGGCCCGCCGCCCGTCGGAGATGTCCGAGGCCTACACGATGGCGGCGAGGGGCCTGCCGTCCACCGCGCTGCCCGCCTACGCCCTGCGGCCGCCCGTCTCGGAGCGACTCCGCGGCTACCTGCCCCACATGGACCACTGGGAGTGGCAGCCGGCGCCGGGCGCCCCCGCCCCCGTCGAGCCGCCCGCCCGTCGGGCAGAACTGAGGATCCCGTGA
- the galK gene encoding galactokinase, with protein MRVRAFAPGRVNLIGDHTDYTGGLALPMAVHLGTTVELERGGSVVELASADEPAPAVVPLDVTDPAALRPGWARYVAGVVAEVRPAEGGTGTVATTLPLGAGLSSSAALEVAVALAVGFRGTPLELALACQRAEQRAWGVRTGVMDQLASAAGRAGHGLLVDFTSLEVTPVPLPPEVEVVVADTGERRSVATSAYEERRRQCEQAAALVGPLRSAAPEAVAALEDPVVRRRARHVVAENARVRSFAEGLRSGDVEGAGRLMIESHASLRDNFEVSTPALDALVERLLAIDGVLGARLTGAGFGGCVVAVVRRGTKVPGMRVRAAAGAAVEPVGPSW; from the coding sequence GTGCGGGTCCGCGCCTTCGCCCCCGGCCGGGTCAACCTCATCGGCGACCACACCGACTACACCGGCGGCCTGGCCCTGCCCATGGCGGTGCACCTGGGCACCACCGTCGAGCTGGAGCGGGGCGGCTCCGTGGTGGAGCTGGCGTCGGCCGACGAGCCCGCGCCGGCCGTGGTGCCCCTCGACGTGACGGACCCCGCTGCGCTGCGCCCGGGCTGGGCCCGGTACGTGGCGGGCGTGGTCGCCGAGGTCCGCCCGGCCGAGGGCGGCACCGGCACGGTCGCCACCACCCTCCCACTGGGCGCCGGCCTGTCGTCGAGCGCCGCGCTGGAGGTGGCCGTGGCGCTCGCGGTGGGATTCCGGGGCACGCCGCTGGAGCTGGCGCTCGCCTGCCAGCGGGCGGAGCAGCGGGCGTGGGGCGTGCGCACGGGCGTGATGGACCAGCTGGCGTCGGCCGCCGGGCGGGCGGGCCACGGGCTGCTCGTGGACTTCACGTCGCTCGAGGTGACCCCGGTGCCGCTGCCCCCGGAGGTCGAGGTGGTGGTGGCCGACACGGGTGAACGGCGCTCGGTCGCGACGTCGGCCTACGAGGAGCGGCGCCGCCAGTGCGAGCAGGCGGCGGCCCTCGTGGGCCCGCTGCGGTCGGCGGCGCCCGAGGCGGTCGCCGCCCTGGAGGACCCCGTCGTCCGGCGCCGCGCCCGCCACGTGGTCGCCGAGAACGCCCGGGTCCGGAGCTTCGCCGAGGGCCTGCGGTCGGGCGACGTGGAGGGCGCGGGACGCCTGATGATCGAGAGCCACGCCAGCCTCCGCGACAACTTCGAGGTCTCAACGCCCGCCCTCGACGCCCTGGTGGAGCGGTTGCTCGCCATCGACGGGGTGCTCGGTGCCCGGCTCACGGGCGCCGGGTTCGGCGGGTGCGTCGTCGCCGTCGTACGTCGGGGGACGAAGGTGCCCGGAATGCGCGTCCGGGCGGCGGCGGGCGCCGCCGTGGAGCCGGTCGGCCCCTCGTGGTGA
- the galE gene encoding UDP-glucose 4-epimerase GalE, with product MRTLVVGGAGYIGSVVARHLVGAGHEVTVADDLSKGHHWAVPDGAAFDRVDVLEPAALRAVVGRGFDAVLHFAALSLVGESVEHPVRYFRTNVGGTLNLLDAMRAEGARRLVFSSTAAVYGEPETVPIPESAPTRPTNPYGASKLAVDWAIGAEAAATGLGAVSLRYFNVAGASGRQGELHDPETHLIPNVLLAALGEREAVSVFGTDYPTPDGTAVRDYIHVDDLARAHLLALTATDEAGHRLFNLGNGAGFSVREVVEAARRVTGAGIPVVECPRRAGDPAVLVASSERIRRELGWTPEKPAIEDMVGDAWAWMRERRPSPAPAP from the coding sequence GTGAGGACACTCGTGGTCGGTGGCGCCGGCTACATCGGCAGCGTCGTCGCCCGCCACCTGGTCGGCGCCGGGCACGAGGTGACCGTGGCCGACGACCTCTCCAAGGGGCACCACTGGGCCGTCCCCGACGGGGCGGCGTTCGACCGGGTGGACGTCCTCGAGCCGGCGGCGCTGCGAGCCGTCGTCGGCCGCGGGTTCGACGCCGTCCTGCACTTCGCCGCCCTCTCCCTGGTGGGCGAGTCGGTGGAGCACCCGGTCCGGTACTTCCGCACGAACGTCGGCGGCACGCTGAACCTGCTGGACGCCATGCGGGCCGAGGGTGCCCGCCGCCTGGTCTTCTCCTCCACCGCCGCCGTGTACGGCGAGCCCGAGACCGTCCCCATCCCCGAGTCGGCGCCGACCCGCCCGACCAACCCGTACGGGGCGTCGAAGCTGGCGGTGGACTGGGCCATCGGGGCCGAGGCGGCCGCCACCGGGCTCGGGGCGGTGAGCCTCCGGTACTTCAACGTGGCGGGCGCGTCGGGGCGCCAGGGCGAGCTGCACGACCCCGAGACCCACCTCATCCCCAACGTGCTCCTCGCCGCCCTCGGCGAGCGGGAGGCCGTCTCCGTCTTCGGCACCGACTACCCGACCCCCGACGGGACGGCGGTGCGCGACTACATCCACGTCGACGACCTCGCCCGCGCCCACCTCCTGGCGCTGACCGCCACCGACGAGGCCGGTCACCGCCTGTTCAACCTCGGGAACGGCGCCGGCTTCTCGGTGCGGGAGGTGGTCGAGGCGGCCCGCCGCGTCACCGGCGCCGGGATCCCGGTGGTCGAGTGCCCCAGGCGGGCCGGGGACCCCGCCGTCCTGGTGGCCTCCAGCGAGCGGATCCGCCGGGAGCTGGGCTGGACGCCCGAGAAGCCGGCGATCGAGGACATGGTGGGCGACGCCTGGGCGTGGATGCGCGAGCGCCGCCCCTCGCCCGCCCCCGCGCCGTAG
- a CDS encoding S8 family serine peptidase, translating into MARRRLAGLCLAIATALTVGFGAPTATIPEDPAQTDVVVWGVSSDLARQAVEDAGGEAGSPLDLVGGVAARLDARQIASVESAGFSVVDDAAMGVTGVDVTTVPVADHQFAAMNPGGDWDLTSGAGVGVALVDTGVAEVEDLRGRVVHGPDLSGEGDGVDRFGHGTFMAGLIAGDGELSATEGSRHVGVAPGAHIVSVKVAGADGSTSLSRVLDGIGWVVANADENAVRVLNLSVAVPPIGGNYHADPLSAAVEAAWASGITVVAAAGNDGDYVASPGRDPFVITVGALDTGATLGPADDSVPAWSGRQDLRRGAKPELLAPGVSVVSLAAPGSTVVTENPGSRVGDHYLLGTGTSMATALTAGAVAVLTEHHAAATPDDFKAALVESGRAVPGEIGRAVDLAAADLVEVGSPADWWQRHPVAFNGLGVGLHQMPWVGSRWAGDAWVGSRWAGSRWAGSRWADEQWTGSRWADEEFAGSRWAGSRWAGSRWAGSRWAGSRWAGSRWADEVWAGSRWAGSRWASVRFEGSRWAGSSWAGSRWAGSRWAGSRWAGSSWAGSSFAGSRWAGSRWAGSSWAAAVIG; encoded by the coding sequence ATGGCCCGTCGCCGGCTCGCCGGCCTCTGCCTCGCCATCGCCACCGCCCTGACGGTCGGGTTCGGAGCGCCGACGGCCACCATCCCCGAGGACCCCGCCCAGACGGACGTCGTGGTCTGGGGCGTGTCCTCCGACCTCGCCCGCCAGGCCGTGGAGGACGCCGGCGGGGAGGCCGGCTCGCCCCTCGACCTGGTCGGCGGCGTCGCCGCCCGCCTGGACGCCCGCCAGATCGCGTCGGTCGAGTCGGCCGGGTTCTCGGTGGTCGACGACGCCGCCATGGGCGTCACCGGCGTGGACGTGACCACCGTCCCTGTAGCCGACCATCAGTTCGCGGCGATGAACCCGGGCGGCGACTGGGACCTCACGTCGGGCGCCGGCGTGGGCGTCGCCCTCGTCGACACCGGGGTGGCCGAGGTCGAGGACCTGCGCGGGCGGGTCGTGCACGGCCCCGACCTGAGCGGCGAGGGCGACGGCGTGGACCGCTTCGGCCACGGCACGTTCATGGCCGGCCTCATCGCCGGCGACGGCGAGCTGTCAGCCACCGAGGGCTCCCGCCACGTCGGTGTCGCACCGGGCGCCCACATCGTCTCGGTGAAGGTGGCCGGCGCCGACGGCAGCACCAGCCTCTCCCGGGTGCTCGACGGCATCGGTTGGGTGGTCGCCAACGCCGACGAGAACGCCGTCCGCGTGCTCAACCTCTCGGTGGCCGTGCCGCCGATCGGCGGCAACTACCACGCCGATCCCCTCTCCGCCGCCGTCGAGGCCGCCTGGGCCTCCGGCATCACCGTGGTCGCGGCCGCCGGCAACGACGGCGACTACGTCGCCTCGCCCGGTCGTGACCCCTTCGTCATCACCGTCGGCGCCCTCGACACCGGCGCCACCCTCGGCCCGGCCGACGACTCGGTGCCCGCCTGGTCGGGCCGCCAGGACCTGCGCCGGGGCGCCAAGCCGGAGCTGTTGGCTCCCGGTGTCTCCGTCGTGTCGTTGGCCGCCCCCGGCTCGACCGTCGTGACCGAGAACCCCGGTTCCCGGGTCGGCGACCACTACCTGCTGGGCACCGGCACCTCCATGGCGACCGCCCTCACCGCCGGTGCCGTCGCCGTGCTGACCGAGCACCACGCCGCCGCCACGCCCGACGACTTCAAGGCCGCCCTGGTCGAGTCGGGCCGGGCCGTGCCCGGTGAGATCGGCAGGGCCGTCGACCTGGCCGCCGCCGACCTGGTCGAGGTGGGCTCGCCCGCCGACTGGTGGCAGCGTCACCCCGTGGCATTCAACGGCCTCGGCGTCGGCCTCCACCAGATGCCCTGGGTGGGCAGCCGCTGGGCCGGCGACGCCTGGGTGGGCAGCCGCTGGGCCGGTTCCCGTTGGGCCGGCAGCCGCTGGGCCGACGAGCAGTGGACGGGCAGCCGCTGGGCCGACGAGGAGTTCGCCGGCAGCCGCTGGGCCGGCAGCCGCTGGGCCGGCAGCCGCTGGGCCGGGTCCCGGTGGGCCGGCAGCCGTTGGGCCGGGTCCCGCTGGGCCGACGAGGTGTGGGCCGGCTCGCGCTGGGCGGGCAGCCGCTGGGCATCGGTGAGGTTCGAGGGCAGCCGCTGGGCCGGGTCGAGCTGGGCCGGTTCGCGCTGGGCCGGCAGCCGCTGGGCCGGGTCCCGCTGGGCCGGGTCGAGCTGGGCCGGTTCCAGCTTCGCCGGCTCGCGCTGGGCCGGCAGCCGTTGGGCCGGCAGCAGTTGGGCCGCAGCCGTCATCGGATAA
- a CDS encoding HAMP domain-containing sensor histidine kinase → MAPDTHPRRRGIVVLTALPVTLAAVLAAAALADGVLGTVPPAVLPFAVAVAVLGSVRMHVELGRHAVSVTMVEAVVVGMLLHLSPAGVVVAAALGEALVCAWLRQSPAKLLYNVASTSTAALLAALAFVGFHDGGAADGVTWGAALAAACAYATFTHASTSLAVSVMEGSRFLRVFTASLAPVAIASVISASLGLVAVVLVSVTPGAIALVAPLVLLMIAETRRLAAHRAEHLRFERLYAASSRTGGLTGLAEVLGTLGDEARSLVTGAAGLCCTAGADGTWTGVVVTDAGARPAPGPVVEAIVELVAPVAAVEVPGRSIPTTVLALDPSAESLVVARSEEGAAAPVVLAVLRQLAGDDGSGARAEVLAAFLGHASLTVANARLYADVEAALAHQVDLNRQKDDFVSAVSHELRTPLAATIGSVLTLRRMDERLNPEQRATLMDVACRQAKRLQRLIEELLTLATVEHGEAPRIDTPVDIVRMVDDVVEELRAQRAPEPLPPIRFVDDGGGLVRTSESKLRQVLSNLVENACKYAPGGPIDILVHHDGGTSRIEVVDSGPGIPPADRERVFERFVQLDQSSTRSQGGTGLGLYLCRQVAVLLGGTLTLDDAPGGGSRFVLTLPSPAPPPRSERFGAEATPLLAATATGRDPR, encoded by the coding sequence ATGGCCCCCGACACTCACCCCAGGCGACGAGGGATCGTCGTGCTGACCGCGCTGCCCGTGACGCTGGCCGCCGTCCTGGCCGCCGCCGCCCTCGCCGACGGGGTGCTCGGCACCGTGCCGCCGGCCGTCCTCCCCTTCGCCGTGGCCGTCGCCGTCCTCGGGTCGGTGCGGATGCACGTGGAGCTCGGCCGCCACGCCGTGTCGGTGACCATGGTCGAGGCGGTGGTCGTCGGCATGCTCCTGCACCTGTCGCCGGCGGGGGTCGTCGTGGCGGCCGCGCTGGGCGAGGCCCTCGTCTGCGCCTGGCTGCGCCAGTCCCCCGCCAAGCTGCTCTACAACGTCGCCAGCACCTCGACCGCCGCCCTGCTCGCCGCCCTCGCCTTCGTCGGCTTCCACGACGGCGGAGCGGCCGACGGCGTCACCTGGGGGGCCGCCCTGGCCGCCGCCTGCGCCTACGCCACCTTCACCCACGCGTCGACGTCGCTCGCCGTCTCGGTGATGGAAGGCTCCCGCTTCCTCCGGGTGTTCACCGCTTCGCTGGCGCCGGTGGCGATCGCCAGCGTCATCTCGGCCAGCCTCGGGCTGGTCGCCGTCGTGCTCGTCAGCGTGACGCCGGGCGCCATCGCCCTCGTGGCGCCGCTCGTCCTGCTGATGATCGCCGAGACCCGGCGGCTGGCCGCCCACCGGGCCGAGCACCTGCGCTTCGAGCGCCTGTACGCGGCGTCCTCCCGCACCGGCGGCCTGACCGGGCTGGCCGAGGTGCTGGGCACCCTGGGCGACGAGGCCCGGTCGCTGGTGACCGGTGCGGCCGGCCTGTGCTGCACGGCCGGCGCAGACGGCACGTGGACCGGCGTGGTCGTGACCGACGCCGGCGCCCGGCCCGCCCCGGGCCCGGTGGTCGAGGCGATCGTCGAGCTGGTCGCGCCGGTGGCGGCCGTCGAGGTCCCCGGTCGTTCGATTCCCACCACCGTCCTCGCCCTCGACCCGTCGGCCGAATCGCTCGTCGTCGCCCGCTCCGAGGAGGGCGCCGCCGCCCCGGTCGTGCTCGCCGTGCTCCGCCAGCTGGCGGGCGACGACGGGTCCGGCGCCCGGGCCGAGGTGCTGGCCGCCTTCCTCGGGCACGCCTCGCTGACCGTCGCCAACGCCCGGCTGTACGCCGACGTCGAGGCCGCCCTCGCCCACCAGGTCGACCTGAACCGCCAGAAGGACGACTTCGTCTCCGCCGTGTCGCACGAGCTGCGCACGCCCCTGGCCGCGACCATCGGCTCCGTCCTCACGCTGCGGCGCATGGACGAGCGCCTCAACCCCGAGCAGCGGGCGACGCTGATGGACGTGGCCTGCCGGCAGGCCAAGCGGCTCCAGCGCCTGATCGAGGAGCTCCTCACCCTCGCCACCGTCGAGCACGGCGAGGCGCCGAGGATCGACACGCCCGTCGACATCGTCCGCATGGTCGACGACGTCGTCGAGGAGCTCCGGGCCCAGCGGGCGCCCGAGCCGCTGCCCCCGATCCGCTTCGTGGACGACGGCGGCGGCCTGGTGCGCACGTCGGAGTCGAAGCTCCGCCAGGTGCTCTCCAACCTGGTCGAGAACGCCTGCAAGTACGCCCCCGGCGGCCCTATCGACATCCTCGTGCACCATGACGGCGGGACCTCGCGCATCGAGGTCGTCGACTCCGGCCCGGGAATCCCGCCCGCCGACCGGGAGCGGGTCTTCGAGCGGTTCGTGCAGCTCGACCAGTCGTCGACCCGCTCGCAGGGCGGGACCGGCCTCGGGCTCTACCTGTGCCGGCAGGTCGCGGTGCTCCTCGGGGGCACCCTCACGCTGGACGACGCACCGGGCGGCGGCTCCCGGTTCGTCCTGACGCTCCCCTCGCCCGCCCCGCCGCCCCGCTCGGAACGGTTCGGCGCCGAGGCCACTCCTCTGCTCGCGGCGACCGCCACCGGGAGAGACCCACGATGA